A genomic window from Photobacterium gaetbulicola Gung47 includes:
- a CDS encoding HlyD family secretion protein (COG0845) encodes MTNKSSAIKPQHLDYVRDSHYALLLEASGRSRLLLWCVGLFFIAAIIWAAYAPIEQVTRGEGKVIPSSQRQIIQNLEGGIVKAILVREGEQVTIGQPLLQLDDTRFRADFEEKNQDRLGIEADGIRLTALLNSIKISSPDKSPSKLWRQSVIISPTDLTFPEPFHQQNADLVKRQQNEYRDQLASLDNQLTLIAQQIQQKSRELEEAQARLKNQQQSYYLASEEYRITKPLADEGVVPKVELLKLQRQLNESLREVTSTKLQLPAMKAALNEAVFKRLDIALNFRSEIQSELNQSADKLAVLNQSHLGLQDKVTRTLVTSPVNGTVQKIHINTLGGVIQPGMDLIEVIPTEDSLLVEAKISPRDIGFLRPGLTAVVKFTAYDFTQYGGLTGTLEHISADTQIDDEGHSYYQIRIRTEDTDFTDQAGQPLPIIPGMNAVADIITGEKTVLQYLLNPVLKAQQTALRE; translated from the coding sequence ATGACGAATAAAAGTTCTGCTATCAAGCCACAGCATCTCGATTACGTCAGAGATTCCCACTATGCCTTATTGCTAGAGGCATCCGGCCGTTCACGTCTGTTGCTTTGGTGCGTCGGGCTGTTTTTTATTGCTGCCATTATCTGGGCAGCTTATGCCCCGATCGAGCAGGTCACCCGGGGAGAGGGGAAGGTGATCCCCTCTTCGCAGCGTCAGATAATCCAAAACCTTGAAGGTGGTATCGTCAAGGCGATCTTGGTGCGCGAAGGGGAACAGGTCACCATCGGCCAACCCCTTCTCCAACTAGATGACACCCGTTTTAGAGCTGATTTCGAAGAAAAGAACCAAGATCGACTTGGTATTGAAGCCGACGGCATCCGACTCACCGCCCTCCTTAACAGCATCAAGATATCATCTCCGGACAAATCGCCCAGCAAACTCTGGCGTCAATCTGTCATCATCTCACCGACAGACCTGACGTTTCCCGAGCCTTTCCACCAGCAAAATGCCGACTTAGTAAAAAGGCAACAAAACGAATACCGTGACCAGCTCGCCAGTCTAGATAACCAGCTCACCCTGATAGCCCAGCAAATTCAGCAAAAAAGCCGCGAGTTGGAGGAAGCACAAGCCAGATTAAAAAACCAACAGCAGAGCTATTACCTCGCCAGCGAGGAATATCGCATTACCAAGCCGTTAGCCGATGAAGGCGTGGTGCCCAAGGTCGAGCTGCTAAAGCTACAGCGGCAGCTGAATGAGTCACTTCGTGAGGTGACCTCAACCAAGCTGCAGCTCCCGGCCATGAAAGCAGCACTGAACGAGGCTGTTTTCAAACGACTTGATATTGCCCTCAACTTTCGCTCGGAGATTCAATCGGAGCTCAACCAGAGCGCCGATAAACTCGCTGTACTGAACCAATCGCATCTGGGCTTGCAGGACAAGGTGACACGAACCCTCGTCACCTCCCCCGTCAATGGCACGGTACAAAAAATCCATATCAACACGCTCGGCGGTGTTATCCAGCCAGGCATGGATCTTATCGAGGTGATCCCAACCGAAGACAGCTTGTTGGTAGAAGCGAAAATTTCCCCGCGGGATATCGGCTTTCTAAGGCCAGGATTAACCGCCGTAGTCAAATTCACCGCCTATGATTTCACCCAGTATGGCGGCCTGACCGGCACACTCGAGCATATCAGCGCTGATACCCAGATTGATGATGAAGGCCACAGTTATTACCAGATACGGATCCGGACCGAAGACACGGACTTTACCGATCAGGCAGGGCAGCCTCTGCCCATTATCCCTGGGATGAACGCGGTAGCGGATATCATTACCGGCGAGAAGACCGTCTTGCAGTATTTACTCAATCCAGTGCTGAAAGCACAACAAACAGCGCTCCGAGAGTGA
- a CDS encoding putative agglutination protein (COG1538), with translation MTTIPKPVLLPPCCLKLTLIVSLLLAPNAIGQSLEQAVADTLTTNPEIKRAYNAFMSLNQATRSAVGDYLPSVDLETSVGYEDYDNSTNSTGDYEPLDASISLRQLIWDGSITYHDIQRNKAEAEAQRYQLLADAQDKALRVTEIYLNTLEAQEVLTLSQSNYAVHQRIFTDIKKRTDSGIGSTADLAQIEGRLARSRSNLIAAENNLQDKITEFYREVGSNPVNLEKPEVDQNYIPTSLDNALNQAKDNNPVLFVAKNDIDAANYQYKQAKGNFYPTFSIEASQEWGEDLDGTPGHTDEFKAMLKMEYNLYNGGSDLADSRRAAYQLSQSKDVRDRAYRLLEESTRLAWSGMELALSQTQYLQQHVDASARTVIAYEKQFKIGKRTLLDVLNTENELFEARKAYLGAHYAGILAKYRVLNATGQLLEEMRVDVPSQWSESVR, from the coding sequence ATGACGACGATACCCAAACCAGTTTTGCTCCCGCCGTGCTGTCTCAAGCTAACTCTGATAGTCAGCCTGCTGCTGGCGCCCAATGCAATAGGTCAATCGCTGGAGCAAGCCGTGGCCGATACACTCACGACCAACCCTGAAATCAAACGGGCTTACAATGCGTTCATGAGCCTGAACCAAGCCACCCGCTCAGCGGTTGGTGACTACTTACCCTCTGTCGATCTCGAGACCAGTGTCGGCTACGAGGATTACGACAATAGCACCAACAGCACCGGGGACTATGAGCCGCTCGATGCCAGCATCAGTTTGCGCCAACTGATCTGGGATGGTTCTATTACCTATCATGATATCCAGCGCAACAAGGCCGAAGCCGAAGCGCAGCGCTACCAGTTGCTAGCGGATGCGCAAGACAAGGCCCTGCGGGTGACAGAAATATACCTAAATACTCTTGAAGCCCAGGAAGTGTTGACCCTGTCGCAATCCAATTATGCCGTGCACCAGAGGATATTCACTGACATCAAGAAACGCACGGATTCCGGTATTGGCTCAACCGCTGATTTGGCCCAGATTGAGGGGCGACTCGCCCGCTCGCGCTCCAACCTCATTGCCGCCGAGAACAACCTTCAGGATAAAATCACCGAATTCTACCGTGAAGTGGGCAGCAATCCCGTCAACCTCGAGAAACCAGAGGTCGACCAGAACTACATTCCCACTTCACTCGACAACGCTCTCAATCAGGCCAAAGACAACAACCCGGTATTGTTTGTCGCCAAAAACGATATCGATGCCGCTAATTACCAATACAAGCAAGCAAAAGGGAACTTCTACCCAACCTTCTCTATCGAAGCCTCCCAAGAATGGGGCGAGGACTTAGACGGTACCCCCGGCCATACCGATGAGTTCAAGGCGATGCTGAAAATGGAGTACAACCTATACAACGGCGGTTCCGATCTGGCCGACAGCCGCCGCGCCGCCTACCAGCTCAGCCAGTCCAAAGATGTCCGTGACCGCGCATACCGACTGCTGGAAGAGAGTACCCGTCTGGCCTGGAGCGGCATGGAACTCGCACTCAGCCAAACCCAATACCTGCAACAGCATGTCGATGCTTCGGCTCGCACCGTTATCGCCTACGAAAAGCAATTTAAGATCGGCAAGCGCACCTTGCTCGATGTACTCAACACCGAAAACGAACTGTTCGAAGCAAGGAAAGCCTATCTCGGCGCCCACTATGCCGGCATTCTGGCCAAATACCGGGTGCTGAACGCAACGGGGCAATTGTTGGAAGAAATGCGGGTTGATGTGCCCAGCCAGTGGTCGGAATCGGTACGCTAG